A part of Pectobacterium cacticida genomic DNA contains:
- a CDS encoding TonB-dependent siderophore receptor, whose translation MKHNVKIKRLALIIASTLFLSPPFLSAATGNVTNSQSDSIADYQIPAGNLSLALVQFSLQSNMQLIAPSSLTDGLATPGVSGKLSASDALEKLLAGSGLHFILDSQQNIVTLSGPQSNGDNPNQLNAVKVEGVQSAIVAGGANGSTDLTATEGSNSYTTTAISIGSKTPQSLKETPQSVSVITNKQIKDQNLTSLDSVMSKASGITVRKISGSDQYYSRGWRVTNIQLDGGTPIQLFNSLTSSDSAISSFDMSMFDHAEILRGGDSLNSVGSSSPGGSINLTRKRPLDHKQVSISGQAGSWNDYRTSVDVSSPLAFDDKLRGRTVITWQDKDQFYHPANERSRLLYGILEADLTPTTLFSVGGSYVRKNSLPWESGLPRYQSGRDANYPRSTSLTLPWGHEQLISKELFTQLKQTLGEHWTLNAQLTYLDQSNIYREGSIIGAVPDLMPDWRYSDNSAGNSDSKQYLSDINLVGKFDVFSLPQQVSFSGSYQKNKSDIVSFYNVTGTGLLTDPEPNWDIQSLNTVGYNTSNLVAKVDSVLLPFLPDLHFQTALRWDRYDANYNAFIPSLDMNLGVNVKTERTSVPYYALRYDISPDWSVYGSYTDLYQFQAQMRTVDNNPLPPMTGSTREIGIKYSQGSTNASLSAYRSMQRNGAETDLLNPDYYRIGSREEISEGIDFEITGEPLPWWSVNFGYTFNSNKSKPDAEDTSNDRTLSSFTPKHMFKLWNDFQLSGNEYLNKTRVGLGVIAQTRNYTSGQVCSKVNADATCDFENYVTYAFGQGFYSVVSTRLSYQITDNWSAALNVNNLFDRHYYSSTSGVDSGNWYGAPRNVVFTIDGTF comes from the coding sequence ATGAAGCACAATGTTAAAATAAAAAGACTGGCATTAATTATCGCCTCTACACTATTTCTCTCGCCGCCATTTCTTTCTGCGGCGACAGGAAATGTGACCAATAGCCAATCGGATTCAATTGCAGATTATCAAATCCCAGCGGGGAACTTAAGCCTCGCACTGGTTCAGTTTAGTTTACAAAGTAATATGCAATTAATTGCGCCCAGCTCACTAACCGACGGGCTAGCCACACCAGGGGTAAGCGGCAAACTGAGCGCCTCAGACGCGCTTGAAAAGCTGCTGGCGGGGAGTGGATTGCACTTTATACTGGATTCGCAGCAAAATATCGTCACGTTAAGCGGCCCGCAATCGAACGGTGATAACCCAAATCAGCTTAATGCCGTAAAGGTTGAAGGCGTTCAGAGCGCGATCGTGGCGGGAGGGGCTAATGGCAGCACGGATTTAACGGCGACAGAAGGCAGCAACAGTTACACCACCACCGCTATCAGTATCGGCTCGAAAACGCCGCAATCATTAAAAGAAACGCCGCAAAGCGTCAGCGTTATAACCAACAAACAGATCAAGGATCAGAACCTGACCAGTCTGGATTCCGTGATGTCAAAGGCATCGGGGATTACTGTCAGGAAAATCAGTGGGTCTGATCAATATTATTCACGCGGCTGGCGCGTCACCAATATCCAACTGGATGGCGGCACGCCCATCCAGCTATTCAATTCTCTGACTTCTTCTGACAGCGCGATCTCCTCTTTTGATATGTCGATGTTCGATCACGCGGAAATTTTACGCGGGGGAGACAGTTTAAACAGCGTCGGCAGCAGTTCCCCCGGCGGGAGCATCAATTTAACGCGTAAACGCCCGCTCGATCACAAACAGGTCTCGATCAGCGGTCAAGCTGGCTCCTGGAACGACTACCGTACCTCTGTTGACGTCAGCAGCCCGCTGGCGTTCGATGATAAACTCCGCGGGCGTACCGTCATCACCTGGCAGGATAAAGACCAATTTTATCATCCGGCAAATGAGCGCTCTCGCCTGCTCTACGGTATTCTCGAAGCCGACCTCACGCCAACGACTCTGTTTTCGGTCGGAGGCAGCTATGTTCGAAAAAACAGCCTGCCGTGGGAAAGCGGATTACCCCGATATCAGTCGGGGCGTGATGCAAACTATCCACGCAGCACGAGTTTAACGCTGCCCTGGGGGCATGAGCAGTTAATTTCCAAAGAGCTGTTTACCCAGTTAAAACAAACGCTGGGTGAACATTGGACGTTGAACGCCCAGTTAACTTACTTAGACCAAAGCAACATTTATCGCGAGGGATCGATCATCGGCGCCGTGCCCGACCTAATGCCGGACTGGCGTTATTCCGATAATTCGGCAGGGAATTCGGATAGCAAACAGTATCTTTCCGACATTAACCTCGTCGGTAAATTCGATGTGTTTTCTCTGCCCCAACAGGTGTCTTTTTCCGGCAGCTACCAGAAAAACAAATCAGACATTGTCTCGTTTTATAACGTAACCGGAACGGGTTTACTCACTGACCCCGAGCCAAACTGGGATATCCAGTCGCTTAACACCGTTGGTTATAACACCTCTAATTTAGTGGCAAAAGTGGATTCAGTACTATTGCCTTTTCTACCTGATTTGCATTTCCAAACGGCGCTACGCTGGGATCGTTATGATGCCAACTATAATGCGTTTATCCCCAGCTTAGACATGAACTTAGGGGTAAATGTTAAAACGGAGCGCACATCAGTACCCTATTATGCACTGCGCTACGATATTTCGCCGGACTGGTCTGTCTATGGCAGCTACACCGATCTTTACCAGTTCCAGGCCCAGATGAGGACGGTAGATAACAACCCGTTACCCCCCATGACCGGCAGCACCAGGGAAATCGGCATTAAATACAGTCAAGGGTCAACCAATGCGTCACTCTCCGCCTATCGCTCAATGCAGCGTAATGGCGCCGAGACCGATCTATTGAATCCAGATTATTACCGTATAGGAAGCCGGGAAGAAATCAGTGAAGGGATTGATTTCGAGATTACGGGTGAACCCTTGCCCTGGTGGTCAGTCAATTTTGGCTACACCTTTAACAGCAACAAATCAAAACCGGACGCTGAAGACACCAGTAACGATAGAACGCTGTCGAGCTTTACGCCCAAGCATATGTTCAAACTGTGGAATGACTTCCAACTTAGCGGCAACGAGTACTTGAATAAGACACGCGTTGGATTAGGCGTTATTGCCCAAACCCGCAACTATACCAGTGGTCAGGTATGCAGCAAGGTCAACGCCGACGCTACCTGCGATTTTGAAAATTATGTGACTTATGCGTTTGGTCAGGGTTTTTATAGCGTTGTGTCTACGCGGCTCTCTTATCAAATTACTGACAACTGGTCTGCGGCGCTCAACGTCAACAACCTGTTTGACCGCCATTATTACAGCAGTACCAGTGGCGTTGACTCCGGCAACTGGTATGGCGCGCCGCGTAATGTAGTCTTCACTATCGATGGCACTTTTTGA
- a CDS encoding energy transducer TonB, giving the protein MTAIYGMQSARRPALYKKALWLATPLLVMAGHLAVIALLLRDPTIRMPPPLSQTPAAAPIAIELAALATSVKPQVEMEPAATPDTPPPPPPEAEIIQSVVKEEPKAVAKLTVREKPDVKHEPRKQKKVEKHVVTPSPARQSQQQIDNSNRRIADVNRAPQVGATSDATLKANMSWQSAILARLQKEKRYPAFALRTHQQDTILLRFFVDERGNVTDVSIVKSRGYSILDKESLDLVKRVSPLPKPPTSTLKNGSAELIVPIQFYITEKS; this is encoded by the coding sequence ATGACGGCTATCTATGGTATGCAGTCGGCGCGGCGGCCTGCCCTATATAAGAAAGCCCTGTGGTTAGCGACGCCACTCTTGGTCATGGCCGGGCATCTTGCCGTAATTGCACTGTTATTACGCGATCCAACAATCAGAATGCCGCCGCCATTGTCACAAACGCCGGCTGCAGCACCGATCGCTATTGAGCTTGCCGCGCTGGCGACATCCGTAAAACCGCAAGTTGAGATGGAGCCAGCCGCTACGCCGGATACGCCTCCCCCACCGCCACCGGAAGCGGAAATCATTCAGTCGGTGGTAAAGGAGGAGCCGAAGGCCGTTGCAAAGCTAACCGTACGTGAAAAGCCTGACGTGAAACACGAACCGCGCAAACAGAAGAAAGTAGAAAAACACGTTGTTACACCTTCGCCAGCGCGGCAAAGCCAGCAGCAAATCGATAACAGCAACCGTCGAATTGCCGACGTTAACCGTGCGCCACAGGTAGGCGCAACGAGTGACGCCACGCTAAAGGCCAATATGAGCTGGCAATCAGCCATTCTGGCGCGTTTGCAAAAAGAAAAACGCTATCCCGCGTTTGCGCTACGCACCCATCAGCAGGATACGATCCTCCTACGGTTTTTCGTTGATGAAAGGGGTAATGTAACGGATGTCAGCATCGTTAAAAGTCGTGGTTATTCGATATTAGATAAGGAATCGCTTGATTTAGTTAAACGCGTATCGCCGCTGCCGAAACCCCCAACAAGCACGCTAAAAAATGGCAGTGCAGAGCTTATCGTGCCTATTCAGTTTTATATTACAGAAAAAAGTTAA
- a CDS encoding biopolymer transporter ExbD — MAFTPTSSDDDLNALSDINVTPFIDVMLVLLIIFMVTAPLATSNIDIDLPSTTKAPQPDNQQPLIINLKEGGDLFIKDRAITRNEFTREINQASNNNTGTRIFIRADKNVNYQALISLMDLLRDNGYLKVSLIGMDAGGHTKETGK; from the coding sequence ATGGCTTTTACTCCTACATCATCCGATGATGATTTGAATGCGCTGAGTGACATAAACGTCACGCCGTTTATTGATGTCATGCTGGTATTACTGATCATTTTTATGGTTACCGCCCCGCTGGCAACCAGCAATATTGATATTGATCTACCGTCGACAACTAAAGCGCCTCAACCTGATAATCAGCAACCGCTTATTATCAACTTAAAAGAGGGTGGCGATCTATTTATCAAAGATCGGGCCATTACGCGTAACGAATTCACCAGGGAAATTAATCAAGCCAGCAACAACAATACGGGAACGCGCATATTTATTCGTGCGGATAAGAACGTTAATTATCAGGCATTAATATCGCTGATGGATTTATTGCGCGATAACGGTTACCTCAAAGTATCACTCATCGGTATGGATGCCGGCGGTCATACCAAGGAAACCGGAAAATGA
- a CDS encoding MotA/TolQ/ExbB proton channel family protein — protein MLTIIGSVLSAKRMLVMQWVFAPLFFMLSALPAHAAEALNSPADAAPVAASPTTVTEATTSAPESDAELQAPTEAESSASTPESAVTKPQETITTAATSNLDFSPIALYHHADSVGKMVILLLLSGSVLSWSVWLSKTISILYYRRGLQTSAAQLCQSLTLEETRKLSSRVCRHIGEQALVELKHKQENGGRLIVETLKERVQARISRVEAGEARRLTRGVSILATTTAVAPFVGLFGTVWGIMHSFTSIARMQSTSLSVVAPGIAESLFATALGLAVAIPAVIFFNMLTRHISGARQQMMDVSTLTLCLLSQQLDEEQESSCQELAQQHDIKRVV, from the coding sequence ATGTTAACTATTATCGGGTCTGTATTAAGCGCCAAACGTATGCTGGTCATGCAATGGGTATTCGCGCCGTTGTTTTTCATGTTAAGCGCGTTGCCAGCACATGCCGCAGAGGCGCTCAATTCTCCTGCGGACGCCGCGCCGGTAGCAGCCTCCCCCACCACGGTAACAGAGGCTACAACCAGCGCGCCAGAGAGCGATGCCGAACTACAAGCGCCGACTGAGGCTGAATCCAGCGCCTCTACGCCAGAGAGCGCTGTTACTAAGCCTCAAGAAACCATAACCACGGCGGCGACAAGCAACCTGGACTTTTCACCCATCGCGCTCTATCACCACGCCGATAGCGTTGGCAAGATGGTTATCTTGTTGCTACTCAGTGGCTCGGTACTGAGCTGGTCTGTGTGGTTGAGTAAAACCATCAGTATTCTTTATTACCGCCGTGGTTTGCAAACGAGTGCGGCGCAACTCTGCCAGTCTTTGACGTTGGAAGAGACCCGTAAACTCTCTTCGCGCGTCTGTCGGCACATTGGCGAGCAGGCGCTGGTAGAGTTAAAGCATAAGCAAGAAAATGGTGGACGGCTGATAGTCGAAACCTTAAAAGAACGGGTTCAGGCACGTATCAGCCGTGTCGAGGCCGGGGAAGCGCGCCGCCTGACGCGAGGCGTCAGTATTCTTGCAACGACAACCGCCGTCGCGCCATTTGTTGGTCTCTTCGGCACGGTGTGGGGGATCATGCACAGCTTTACGTCGATAGCGCGCATGCAATCGACCAGTCTCAGCGTCGTGGCGCCAGGTATCGCCGAGTCGCTTTTTGCCACCGCGCTAGGGCTGGCCGTCGCCATTCCGGCTGTTATTTTCTTTAACATGCTAACCCGACATATTAGCGGCGCTCGCCAGCAGATGATGGATGTTTCAACGTTGACGCTATGTCTACTGAGTCAACAGCTTGATGAAGAGCAGGAATCATCATGCCAGGAATTAGCCCAGCAGCATGACATTAAACGGGTGGTTTAA
- a CDS encoding ABC transporter ATP-binding protein/permease, with amino-acid sequence MKDSKTPEVNKKDYRISWLLLNRIWMLTHPFWRQKEHRRWWVLMCILLLMTPAFSAIGYWTANLTADMTNAIVARDRPQYTNLFWVIAIVSVLSFVVQMVMYYLSNVLNVRWRSWLTEWLVTRYLHRRTYYNITVHEDLDNPDQRIQGDVDPFVSTMTGIPLQIISQLMGLLTGGIIIASISQTMMWYVIAYAIISTLITLAMYTPMIRLNFNSTVAEADLRYGLLHVRDNAETVAFYRGEATEKQQIDRRLEIATNSKMAILVYQLKMSMINFGMGQLWNLAPFFLIAPLFFEHKIEYGAIAMATTAATQMMTALTTLSQFIPTIASMAPSAVRLAQIVERFDELDIQQDDPHKHTIRIQQGSAIALHDVSLETPGGEQTLTQHLSLTISPGQHLLIQGQTGVGKSSLLRAMAGLWQRGRGEITMPAIEDCFFLPQRPYMILADLRSQLLYPNTNRQVSDDVLQRCLERVNLSDLCDKYGDFDSVRDWGKVLSLGEQQRIGFARVLLAKSKFVFLDEATSAVDIDTERGLYQLLAETGTTYISVGHRPSITEFHKEILQLHSRGKWSLLRNTADANDPANHCKALTPLPNVAGN; translated from the coding sequence ATGAAAGACAGTAAAACCCCAGAGGTCAATAAAAAAGATTATCGCATCTCCTGGCTATTACTTAACCGTATATGGATGTTAACTCACCCATTCTGGCGACAAAAGGAGCATCGCCGTTGGTGGGTGTTGATGTGCATATTATTACTCATGACGCCGGCTTTCTCGGCCATCGGTTATTGGACCGCAAACCTGACGGCGGACATGACCAACGCGATTGTTGCGCGCGACCGACCTCAGTATACGAATTTGTTTTGGGTTATCGCCATCGTCAGTGTCCTCAGTTTTGTGGTTCAAATGGTGATGTACTATCTGAGCAACGTGCTGAACGTGCGCTGGCGTAGCTGGTTAACCGAATGGCTTGTAACGCGCTATTTGCATCGCCGAACCTACTACAATATTACCGTACACGAAGATTTGGACAATCCGGATCAACGTATTCAAGGCGATGTGGACCCGTTTGTCAGCACCATGACGGGTATTCCGCTGCAAATAATTAGCCAGTTAATGGGGTTATTAACGGGTGGCATTATCATCGCCTCCATCAGCCAGACGATGATGTGGTATGTGATTGCCTATGCGATTATCTCTACGCTCATCACGCTGGCGATGTATACGCCAATGATCAGGTTGAATTTTAACAGCACGGTGGCGGAAGCCGATCTGCGTTACGGTTTGCTGCATGTGCGAGATAACGCAGAAACCGTCGCTTTTTACCGTGGTGAGGCGACTGAAAAGCAGCAAATCGACCGACGACTGGAAATCGCCACGAATAGCAAAATGGCGATTCTTGTTTATCAGTTAAAAATGTCGATGATTAACTTCGGTATGGGGCAATTATGGAACCTGGCGCCCTTTTTCCTCATCGCGCCGCTGTTCTTCGAACACAAAATTGAGTACGGGGCGATTGCTATGGCCACCACGGCCGCCACGCAGATGATGACGGCGCTGACCACACTTTCGCAATTTATCCCCACCATTGCCAGTATGGCTCCGAGCGCGGTACGTCTGGCGCAAATCGTCGAACGATTTGATGAGTTGGATATTCAACAGGACGATCCGCATAAGCACACAATACGAATCCAGCAGGGTTCCGCGATTGCGCTGCACGATGTCAGCCTCGAAACGCCTGGCGGAGAACAAACATTAACGCAACACCTCTCGTTAACGATCTCGCCCGGACAGCATTTGCTAATCCAGGGGCAGACCGGTGTCGGTAAAAGCTCGCTGTTACGCGCCATGGCGGGATTATGGCAGCGAGGACGAGGGGAAATTACTATGCCAGCGATTGAGGACTGTTTCTTCCTGCCTCAGCGCCCTTACATGATCCTCGCAGATCTACGCTCGCAATTGCTTTACCCCAACACCAACCGGCAGGTATCGGATGACGTGCTACAGCGTTGTCTGGAAAGGGTTAATCTTTCCGACCTATGCGATAAATATGGTGATTTTGACAGCGTGCGGGACTGGGGAAAAGTGTTATCACTCGGCGAACAACAACGTATTGGCTTCGCCAGAGTACTGCTTGCCAAGTCAAAATTTGTGTTCCTGGATGAAGCGACTAGCGCCGTGGATATTGATACCGAACGAGGACTCTATCAACTGCTGGCAGAAACCGGCACCACCTATATCAGCGTAGGGCACCGCCCTTCCATTACCGAATTTCATAAAGAAATACTCCAACTTCATTCCAGAGGTAAATGGTCGTTACTACGCAATACCGCTGATGCGAACGATCCGGCAAACCATTGTAAAGCATTAACGCCATTGCCCAATGTCGCGGGTAATTAA
- a CDS encoding FecR family protein, with amino-acid sequence MAPNNFHTSSEDDALETKAIYWLVRLTSGEITQGELKKFNQWRCSNPRHEAALTSALNLWLQIGKPLEAHQRAMLLRSYPSTGYGRRFASLPPRRLISIGFLLLISLMGCYQWMNYWRFSYATRLGEFREVSLNDGSRMWLNTDSAANVDVSAFHRHVMLARGEAFFDVKHDEKIPFTVNAGSGYIRVLGTAFAVKIEGKNTVITSQNGKVSITANAQKTVEIGADQSAVINSAKNTLAVSNVDARSELAWQKGLLIFENSTLHDIVKTLKRYDRKVIYLSPSLSDKFRLSASINTANIDGWFDQLEKVLPIQVRRLGPIIWVQATSAYDAPTAGM; translated from the coding sequence GTGGCACCTAACAACTTTCATACCTCATCAGAAGATGATGCTTTGGAAACAAAAGCCATTTATTGGCTTGTCAGGTTAACGTCCGGCGAAATTACCCAGGGTGAATTAAAAAAGTTTAATCAATGGCGATGTTCAAATCCGCGCCATGAAGCCGCATTGACTTCGGCTCTGAATTTATGGCTTCAGATTGGTAAACCGCTCGAAGCTCATCAACGCGCAATGCTTCTCCGTTCTTATCCTTCTACTGGCTACGGTCGTCGCTTCGCCTCACTGCCTCCCCGGCGTTTAATATCGATAGGCTTCCTGCTGCTGATTAGTCTGATGGGATGTTACCAATGGATGAATTATTGGCGTTTTAGCTATGCCACGCGTTTGGGGGAATTTCGCGAAGTGTCTCTCAATGATGGCAGTAGGATGTGGCTAAATACCGATAGCGCCGCAAATGTAGATGTTTCAGCTTTCCATCGACACGTTATGTTAGCGCGCGGGGAAGCGTTTTTTGACGTCAAACACGACGAAAAAATTCCTTTTACCGTGAACGCCGGAAGCGGCTATATCAGGGTATTAGGAACCGCTTTCGCGGTAAAAATCGAGGGTAAAAATACCGTTATCACCTCTCAGAACGGCAAAGTCAGTATTACCGCTAACGCGCAGAAAACAGTAGAGATCGGTGCCGATCAATCCGCGGTTATTAATTCAGCCAAGAATACGCTGGCGGTTAGCAACGTTGACGCCAGGAGTGAGCTTGCCTGGCAGAAAGGCTTATTGATATTTGAAAACAGTACGTTGCACGACATAGTAAAAACCCTGAAACGCTATGATAGAAAAGTGATTTATCTCAGCCCCTCGCTATCAGATAAATTTCGTCTGAGCGCCAGTATCAATACCGCTAACATTGACGGCTGGTTCGATCAGTTAGAAAAAGTGCTCCCCATTCAGGTAAGGCGTTTAGGGCCGATTATCTGGGTTCAGGCGACATCGGCATATGATGCCCCCACCGCTGGAATGTAA
- a CDS encoding RNA polymerase sigma factor codes for MLTKDTNIDIVDVFVDMYSTLLKIVSYRTGTLHAAQDITQEIYFKVINIANEFPAYNDARNYLIRVALNASSDYQRTEKRRTQILNGALSLFENYAPSLEDNHYAAEKITLLDSSLSSLPEKCREILYFSRVEGLTHKEIAEKMGISVSLVEKYAIRALLQCRDVIKTSGE; via the coding sequence ATGTTAACCAAAGATACTAATATTGATATTGTTGATGTTTTTGTCGATATGTATTCGACATTGCTAAAAATTGTCAGCTATCGCACAGGGACATTACATGCCGCGCAAGACATTACTCAGGAAATTTATTTCAAGGTAATAAATATCGCCAATGAGTTCCCGGCATATAATGATGCGCGGAATTACCTCATTCGCGTCGCGTTAAACGCCTCAAGTGATTATCAGCGTACAGAGAAACGTCGAACGCAGATACTAAATGGCGCCCTGTCTTTGTTTGAAAATTACGCGCCCTCCCTTGAAGATAATCACTATGCCGCAGAAAAAATAACACTTCTCGATAGTTCGCTGTCGTCATTACCTGAAAAATGCCGGGAAATCTTGTATTTTAGTCGCGTAGAAGGGCTGACACATAAAGAAATTGCTGAAAAAATGGGCATATCTGTGAGTCTTGTCGAAAAATATGCAATACGCGCGTTGTTGCAGTGCCGGGATGTTATTAAGACGTCTGGAGAATAA
- a CDS encoding NADP(H)-dependent aldo-keto reductase, giving the protein MQYHRIPHSSLEVSVLGLGTMTFGEQNSEADAHAQLDHAIAAGVNLIDTAEMYAVPPRPETQGLTEKFIGSWLKSRGGREKLIVASKVSGPVRGNDHSIRPQQALDRKNIRAALDASLQRLNTDYIDLYQLHWPQRQTNCFGKLNYQYTDDKPAVTLLETLEALNEQVRAGKIRYIGVSNETPWGVMRYLHLAEKHDLPRIVSIQNPYSLLNRSFEVGLAEISQHEGVELLAYSSLAFGTLTGKYLNGAKPANARNTLFSRFTRYTSPQAEAAVAEYVALAQKHGLNPAQMALAFVRQQPFVASTLLGATTLEQLQINLDSQHLTLDGEILDELEAIHRRFTFPAP; this is encoded by the coding sequence ATGCAATATCACCGTATTCCCCATAGTTCTTTAGAAGTGAGCGTACTGGGTCTTGGTACGATGACCTTTGGCGAACAGAACAGCGAGGCAGACGCTCATGCCCAGTTAGATCACGCCATTGCCGCAGGTGTTAACCTGATAGACACAGCAGAAATGTACGCCGTTCCTCCTCGCCCGGAAACTCAGGGGCTAACCGAGAAGTTTATCGGTTCCTGGCTGAAGTCCCGCGGTGGTCGCGAAAAATTGATTGTGGCGAGCAAGGTCTCCGGCCCGGTGCGCGGAAACGATCATAGCATCCGTCCGCAGCAGGCGCTGGACAGGAAAAATATCCGTGCCGCACTGGATGCCAGTCTGCAGCGCCTGAACACCGATTATATTGACCTCTACCAACTCCATTGGCCGCAGCGCCAGACTAACTGTTTCGGCAAACTAAACTATCAATATACCGATGACAAACCGGCGGTCACGCTGCTTGAGACGCTGGAAGCGCTGAATGAACAAGTGCGTGCCGGTAAGATTCGCTACATTGGGGTTTCCAATGAAACGCCATGGGGTGTGATGCGTTACCTGCATCTGGCGGAAAAACACGATCTGCCGCGTATTGTTTCGATTCAAAACCCCTACAGCCTGTTGAATCGCAGTTTTGAGGTCGGTCTGGCGGAGATCAGCCAGCATGAAGGTGTAGAACTGCTCGCCTATTCGTCACTGGCATTCGGTACGCTGACGGGGAAATACCTGAATGGCGCCAAACCCGCGAACGCGCGCAACACGCTGTTTAGCCGCTTCACCCGCTATACCAGCCCGCAGGCTGAGGCGGCGGTTGCCGAATACGTGGCGCTGGCGCAAAAGCACGGTTTGAATCCGGCGCAAATGGCCCTGGCGTTTGTGCGTCAGCAGCCGTTCGTTGCCAGCACGCTACTGGGCGCGACCACGCTGGAGCAGTTGCAAATTAACCTCGACAGCCAGCATCTGACGCTGGATGGCGAAATTCTGGATGAGTTGGAGGCGATCCACCGACGCTTTACGTTCCCCGCGCCATAA
- a CDS encoding YgdI/YgdR family lipoprotein: MKIGIKAAITLALLFTLAGCSSHYVIATKTGEIFLTQGKPVLDKDTGLLRYTDEQGNQKQINGDQISQIARR, from the coding sequence ATGAAAATAGGTATAAAAGCGGCGATAACGTTGGCACTACTCTTCACCCTTGCTGGCTGCTCCAGCCACTACGTCATAGCCACCAAAACAGGGGAAATATTCCTGACACAGGGCAAACCCGTGTTAGACAAAGACACCGGGCTACTGCGTTATACCGATGAACAAGGCAATCAGAAACAGATCAACGGCGACCAGATCTCCCAGATCGCGCGGCGCTAG
- a CDS encoding TerC family protein, protein MFSWIFDPNAWLALGTLTILEIVLGIDNIIFLSLVVAKLPKAQQNKARRLGLLGAMLMRLGLLASIAWVMRLTTPLFTVFDNGISLRDLILFFGGLFLIWKSSKEIHETVEGGSEEHTAKVHSFFGAIIQIMLLDIIFSLDSVITAVGLSDHLFIMMAAVVIAVGVMMFSARAIGEFVESHPSVKMLALSFLILVGFTLILESVDIHVPKGYIYFAMFFSMSVEALNLLRGKKQKAAL, encoded by the coding sequence ATGTTCAGTTGGATTTTTGATCCGAATGCCTGGTTGGCACTAGGAACGTTGACTATCTTGGAAATCGTTCTCGGGATCGATAATATTATTTTCCTGTCTCTGGTTGTCGCTAAACTCCCAAAAGCACAGCAAAACAAAGCGCGCCGCTTGGGGTTGCTTGGCGCGATGTTGATGCGTTTAGGGCTACTCGCGTCTATTGCCTGGGTCATGCGCCTGACGACCCCACTGTTTACTGTTTTCGACAATGGTATCTCCCTGCGCGATCTGATCCTGTTTTTCGGCGGGCTCTTTCTCATCTGGAAATCGAGCAAAGAAATCCACGAAACCGTCGAAGGCGGTTCGGAAGAACATACCGCAAAAGTACACTCTTTCTTCGGTGCGATTATTCAGATCATGCTATTGGATATTATCTTTAGCCTGGATTCGGTTATCACCGCGGTTGGTCTTTCCGATCACTTATTCATTATGATGGCTGCCGTTGTTATCGCCGTTGGCGTGATGATGTTTTCTGCACGCGCCATCGGCGAATTTGTTGAAAGTCACCCCTCGGTCAAAATGCTGGCGCTATCGTTCCTGATCCTTGTCGGGTTCACCTTGATTCTGGAAAGTGTCGATATCCATGTACCAAAAGGCTACATCTACTTTGCGATGTTCTTCTCAATGTCTGTCGAGGCGCTGAATCTTTTACGTGGTAAAAAGCAGAAAGCAGCGCTTTGA